The stretch of DNA CACGCCCGCGGCGGTCGCCGGCTTCACGAACGCGGAGATCTCCGCGCTCGCGGGCAACGTGTTCGAGGACAGCAGTCTGACGTGGCTGCCCGAGACCCGCGGCGCGTGGCGGGAGGCCGCCGAGCCCGCAGCCGCGGGCGCCGCAGACAGCGAGAGCCTCCCCGTCTCCCCGGAACGTGCCGGCGTCGGTGAAGTAGAGGCGACCGTGCCGGGCCGCACGTACAAGCAGGTCGACACCTGCGCGGGCGAGTTCGCGGCGTCGACGCCGTACTACTACTCCTCGCGCAAACCCCCATCCTTCACCGGCCCGTTCGAGGGCGACGCGGCTGCGGGCGAACTGCAGGTCGACCGCGACGCCGAGAGCGTCGTCGTGGTCGGCGGCGGCCCGATCCGTATCGGACAGGGCGTGGAGTTCGACTACTGCGCGGTCCACGCGGTCCGCGCGCTCTCGGAACTGGGGATCGACGCCCACGTGCTCAACAACAACCCCGAGACGGTGTCGACGGACTACGACACCTCCGACGGGCTGTTCTTCGAGCCGATCACCGCCGAGGAGGTCGCCGACGCCGTCGAGGCCACCAACGCCGACGGCGTGATGGTCCAGTTCGGCGGGCAGACCTCCGTCGACGTGGGGGAACCGCTACAGGACGAGCTCGACCGCCGCGGGCTGGACTGTGAGATCCTCGGCACCGGCGTCGACGCGATGGACCTCGCGGAGGACCGCGACCGCTTCAACCGCCTGATGGCCGAGCGCGGCATCGAACAGCCCGCCGGCGGCTCCGCGACGAGCGAAGCCGAGGCGCTCGACCTCGCACACGACGTTGGTTACCCGGTGCTCGTGCGCCCCTCCTACGTGCTCGGCGGGCGCGCGATGGAGATCGTCCACAGCGACGAGGAACTCCAGGAGTACGTCGAGGAGGCGGTCCGCGTCTCCCCGGAGAAGCCGATCCTGATCGACTCGTTCCTCGAGGACGCGGTCGAGCTCGACGTCGACGCCGTGAGCGACGGTGAGGACGTGCTGATCGGCGGCGTGATGGAACACGTCGAGAGCGCGGGCGTCCACTCCGGCGACTCCGCCTGCGTGATCCCGCCGCGCTCGCTCGACGACGAGACGCTGGGGCGCGTCCGCGAGGTCGTCGAGGAAATCGCCGAGGCGCTCTCGACGGTCGGCCTGCTGAACGTCCAGCTTGCGGTGCAGGAAGACGACGAGGGGGCGACCGTCTACGTGCTGGAAGCGAACCCCCGCTCCTCGCGCACCGTCCCGTTCGTCTCGAAAGCGACGGGCGTGCCGATCGCGAAGCTCGCGGCCCGCGCGATGGCCGGCGAGTCGCTGGCGGAGATGGACGTCGCCGAGCAGATCCCCGAGCAGCCGAGCGTGAAGGAGGTCGTGCTGCCGTTCGACCGCCTCCCGAACTCGGACCCACGCCTCGGGCCGGAGATGAAGTCCACGGGCGAGGTGATGGGCACCGCCGGGAGCTTCGGCGCGGCCTACGGGAAGGCCCAGATCGCCGCCGACAACGAGATCCCCGAGTCCGGCACGCTCGCGGTCGACGGCGACTGGCCCGCCGACGTGGTCGACGCGTTCGCCGACCACCTCGAACTGGCCGAGCCGGACGACCTCGAAGGCGCGCTGATGGCCGACGAGATCGACTTCCTGCTGTCGACGGAGCGTGACAGCCTCAGAACCGCCGTCGAGGAGGAGATCCCCTACCTCTCGACGACGGTGTCGGCCCACGCGGCGCTCGAAGCGCTCGAGGTTGCCGCGGCGACCGACGAGTCGCTGGCCGGCGTCGACGTGGCTGCGCTGTCGGACCGCCCGACGCGCGAGGAGAACTGGGGCTGACCGCCTCGGCCTCGTCGCTCGCTCGTTTTCCGGGACACGATACGCGAACAGCGCGGCGACCTACTCCAGCTTGTTCAGCGCCTCGAAGAACTCCACGTCGGGGCCGGCGATCCGGACCGGCGTGTCGGCGGTCCGGATCGTCACCGTCGCCGGCGGCTCCAGGCTCCGGGTCACTCGGCCGTCGACGACGACGTGGGCCTCCGGCGCCCCCGTGAGCCGGACCGTGATCTCGCTGTCGAGCCCGACCGCAAGCGGCGGCATCCCCGCCTCGGCGCACATCTCGTTGAGCACGATCGCGTCGACGTCGGGGTGGATCAGCGACCCGCCTTCCGAAAGGTTGTACGCGGTCGATCCCGTCGGCGTCGCGGCGAGCACGCCGTCGGCCCGGCCCGAGGAGAACAGCGAGCCGTCGACCCTGGTCTCGAGCCCGATCCCGCCGGCGCGACCGCGCTGTGGCCCC from Halolamina sediminis encodes:
- the carB gene encoding carbamoyl-phosphate synthase large subunit — protein: MTDTGSDDGSVVPEPVTDGGGPSPPTDATDGGDPGAGEGRTILLIGSGPIQIGQAAEFDYSGAQACRALQEEGAEVVLVNSNPATIMTDPETADRVYVEPITPEAIAEVIRKEQPDGVIAGIGGQTGLNVTAELAELGVLEEHDVEIMGTPLDTIYATEDRDLFRQRMEELGQPVPASTTISLDDDESATEMSEAALKERVEAGVEAVGGLPVIARTTYTLGGSGSGVVHEMDELLERTRKGLRLSRNDEVLLTESISGWVELEYEVMRDAGDSCIIICNMENLDPMGIHTGESTVVTPSQVIPDDGHQEMRDAALEVIRDLGIQGGCNIQFAWRDDGTPGGEYRVVEVNPRVSRSSALASKATGYPIARVTAKVALGKRLHEIDNEITGETTAAFEPAIDYVVTKVPRWPIDKFPETDFTLSTAMKSTGEAMSIGRTFEESLLKALRSSEYDPAVEFDALDDEELREGYLERPSPDRPYAMFEAFERGFTVEEVVEATGIYEWYVERFARIVDASQAVVDGEFTPAAVAGFTNAEISALAGNVFEDSSLTWLPETRGAWREAAEPAAAGAADSESLPVSPERAGVGEVEATVPGRTYKQVDTCAGEFAASTPYYYSSRKPPSFTGPFEGDAAAGELQVDRDAESVVVVGGGPIRIGQGVEFDYCAVHAVRALSELGIDAHVLNNNPETVSTDYDTSDGLFFEPITAEEVADAVEATNADGVMVQFGGQTSVDVGEPLQDELDRRGLDCEILGTGVDAMDLAEDRDRFNRLMAERGIEQPAGGSATSEAEALDLAHDVGYPVLVRPSYVLGGRAMEIVHSDEELQEYVEEAVRVSPEKPILIDSFLEDAVELDVDAVSDGEDVLIGGVMEHVESAGVHSGDSACVIPPRSLDDETLGRVREVVEEIAEALSTVGLLNVQLAVQEDDEGATVYVLEANPRSSRTVPFVSKATGVPIAKLAARAMAGESLAEMDVAEQIPEQPSVKEVVLPFDRLPNSDPRLGPEMKSTGEVMGTAGSFGAAYGKAQIAADNEIPESGTLAVDGDWPADVVDAFADHLELAEPDDLEGALMADEIDFLLSTERDSLRTAVEEEIPYLSTTVSAHAALEALEVAAATDESLAGVDVAALSDRPTREENWG